The following DNA comes from Halalkaliarchaeum sp. AArc-CO.
GTGGATGGAGCTCGCGTTTCCGCGGCAGCTCGACCCCGGGAGCGTCCTCGGCAAGTGGAAACCAGAGACCACCGTACAGGAGATCGCCTACTACGGGTGGGCGACGGTCGGCGTCCCGCTCGTGGCGATCGGCTACCCGCTGTTGCTCGTGGGGGTGGCGGTGCGGTACAACGCGAGCAAGCTCGACAGCGCGGCAACGAGGCTCGGCATCGTCGGGGCCGTGCTGCTGGCGGCCGTCGTCTGGGGGGCGCTGTCGGTTGCGGCCCACTTCCAGCTCCCCTGGGAGGAGTTCCTCGCGGTCGTCGCCGCCAGCGTCGTCGCCGTCGTCTCGGCGGGCGCGGCCGTATTCTTCTCCCGGATCGGCGGCCGGGGAACCAGCGTCGTCTTCGCGTATCCGTTCGCGCTCACGGCGATCTTCCTGCCACCGGTGGTGGCGGCGCTTTTCGTCCCGGCGCTGCAGGCGCTGATCTTCGATCCAAGCGAGGAGCTTGCGATCTGGATCCTCGACACCGTGCTCGTGGTGGGCGGGTTCTCGGAGTGGCTCCGGGCGACGTTCTCGCTGCGCGCGCAGTACCTCTTCGTCGAGGGGGAGGGCTTCGCGCTGATGTGGTTCGCGCTCGCGGTCCCGACCGGATGGCTGCTCGGGCTGCTCGCGGCGCTTGCGGATCTCATTCGGCCTCGGCCGGAGTGACTCCGTCGGCACGAACTGACCGGAGTGAACCGGTCACCCTCCGCGAGAACGGGTGACGGGTATTCGCTTGCGGGGGAGAGTTTTTATCGCCGGGCGCGTTCGGTTCGCACGTGACGACGCTCGTGTGCTGTGTGGATCGGTCGAACGACATCGGCCGGAACACCGGCGTCCGGATGCCGGTGTCGGGATGGGAGGCGGTTCGATCGCTCGTGACCGAGATCGGCCTCGTGGATCCCGAGGACTCGACGGTGAACTGTCTGCTCGAAGGGTTGCGTATTGCTCGGGATCTCCGGGACGAACAGGAAGACTCCGTCGTCGCCGTCGTCTCTGGCGGCGGGGACTCGATGGTGAATGCGGATCGATCGATCGCCGCACAGTTGGAGGAGTTGATCGAGCGGTACGATCCCGACGCCGCGATCGTCGTCGTCGACAGCGCACAGGACGAGCGGATCATCCCGATCGTCGAGAGTCGGATCCCGGTCGACGGGGTGTCGCGTGTCGTGGTCAGACAGAGCCGGGACATCGAATCGACCTACTACCTCCTCAAGCAGTTCCTCGCCGACGAGGAGCTCCGTTCGACCGTGCTGGTGCCGCTTGGGATCGCGCTGCTTCTGTTGCCGGTGTTGCTGTTGCAGTTTTCGCCGGCGGTCGCGCTTGCGGGACTCGCGGGACTGCTCGGCGCGGCGCTTTTGTACAAAGGGATGGCGATCGACGAGCACGTCTCCCACGCTCCGGACCGTGCCCGCGAGGCGCTGTACGCCGGCCAGGTGTCGATCGTCACCTACGTGGTCGCCGCCGGGCTCGCGCTCGTCGGTGCCTTTTTCGGGGCGCTGTCGGCCTCGGAGCTTTCGGGTGAAGCCCGGACGATCGTCCCGGTGATGCAGTTTGCCTACAGCAGCGTCCCGTGGCTCGCGACCGCCGCGTTGACCGCGAGCACCGGGCGGCTCCTCGATGAAGCGATCCGCGAGGAGGGGATTCGGACGCCGTATCTCAACCTCCCGTTCGTGGTAGTGGCGCTGGGGCTCGTCGTCCGCGGGTTCGCCGGCTACTTCCTCGAACAGGAGGCGATCCTCGCTTCGTTCGAACTGCTCGGCGTGACGATCCCGGCGCTCCAGCGGCTCGCGGCGTTTATTATCGCCGGCCTAATCGTGAGCCTGCTCGGCGTCAAAATCGCCGCCGACGTCGGCTCAGACGCGTTCGACGACGTGTTAGAACCGGACGGCGAGGAACGGGATTCTGGATAAGTTCGTAGGTCCGTCCTATCTTGAAACGGTCAGCCGGTCCATCAATTGTATACGAAATTACATTCGCGGGCGGCCGGTGAGATAATTTGGCAATACGACTGTTGATAATATGTGTGATAGGTATTTTATAAATAATTTACTGGGAATCTACTTTCTGATCTTTTCTAAAACAAAATACGGGGAAAGTACTGTACGTAATTGACCTTATTTCTGTAATGTGGGATATGTTAGGTGTTGTTAATGTATATGTAAACCGACAAAATGCCTATAACGGTGGGCTGTGCAATTGATGGTGATCGCTCCGTCCGATCGTCCTCCGAATCCGTATGGTTCAACAACAGCCGATCGTCGACGACGCAGCCGAACACGACCAGCGTGAGTGGCCGCACAACGACGAGAAGGGGTCGAACGAAGACCAGAGATGGCCGAGCCACAATCCGAACCCGTCGGACGAGGGCCCGTACGTTAAGTACAGGGGTGATTCCGGGGTTACGATCGGGGAGAAGTTCCTCGCGACGGTGCGGTACAGTTCGCTGTATCTGGCTTTCATCGCCTCGCTACAGGCACTGATTTCGATCTGGATACTGTCCGTTCCGCTCAACCTTGCTCCGGCCGTGATCGGGCTGGTTACCTTCGCCGTCTACTCGACCGACAGAATCGCCGACGCCGAAAGCGACGTCGTGGCGAAACCTCGACAGGCCGAGTTCGCACGGCGCCACGCCGACGTGTTGTACCTCGTAGCCGCTCTGGCGTACAGCGTGGCAGTTGCGCTGTCGATTCTCGGCGGGCCACTGGCGCTTTTGATTACATTGCTTCCAGGCCTGTTCTGGCTCCTGTACGCGTCCGACTGGATTCCCGAGTCAACAACCGGGTTCAGACGCCTGAAGGACGTCCTGTTCGTGAACACGGCGGTCGTGGCGCTTGCGTGGGCGTTTACGCTCACGTTTCTCCCACTGGCGTTCGCGAACGCCCAGTTCACTCCGGCGGCCGGGTTCGCGTTCGCGTACTTCTTTTTGGGTGTTGTCGTCAGTACGGAGATACCGAACGTTCGCGACGTCCGCGAGGACACTGAGATCGGCGTGTCGACAGTCCCCGTCGTCTTCGGGGTGCGCCGAACCCGACACCTGCTCTGTGGCGTCGGTGTCGTTCTGCTACTGCTTGTCGGGCTGGCTGTGCAGTACGGTCTCATCGGCGTGCCGTTGGGAATCGGTCTCGCCGTAGGTACGGCGTACTCGCTCGTGTTGTCCGGAGCCGTGGGACACACCGACCGGTACAATCGTCTCACTGTCGCCGTCGAATCACAGTACGTCGTCGCCGCCGTCATCGCAGTCGTCGCAACGATCCTTTGACATCCTCCACACGGCTGAAGCCGTGGGATTCACACGTTGGGATATTAGAGAAGGTGTAGCCGGCGGCATAACGCGACTCTTTCATGTTCCTGCCTTTCGAGAGATGCACACGGTTGTACTGGGTGTCGAGCTTGAAGCCCTGATTTTTCCACGTCACCGTCGAGCGTAGGTGGTCGTCGCCGTGTTTGCGGTAGCCGGGCGGGTTCGCGTCTGGATTGTCCTGTTCGTCCCACGAGACGAACGCTTCACCGAGTTCCTGAAGAACTCGTTGACTGATTGTGAGTGGAAATCCCCATACCGCTCGTGGGTTTTGATGTACGAACAGAGCTCGTCGGCGTCTGGAATGTGGCCGATAGCGTCCTAGACACGCGAAATCGTCCATCGCCCGACGTTCCACAATTTCGACGCGGCAAAGCCATGCGAATCGAGGTCGTCACAGACAAACGCCGCTCGATCGAGCGGCGACGATCTGCGAGGACCGCTCGTTCTTATTGGATTCCTAACTAGTTTTTTCTACCTTCTATCCGTCTTCATATATTTATCCGCCTTCTGGTTATCAATAGTGATTACGGCGGCCGAAGCTTCATTAGGGGATCCGGACAATCATCCGTGTACTAGTGTTTAGCTTTCCCGTCATACCGCTGCTGTTTGCTTCGGTCATCGTCGGGATGACCGCGGCGCTTTTGGCCTGGCGCGAGCGGTACGAACCGGGATCGATTCCGTTGTTCGTGCTGCTCGTCGGCCAGATCTGGTGGTCTGTCTCGCTTCTCTTTCAGTTGCAGGCAACGACGGTGTCGGCGAAAGCGTTCTGGGTGAATATGTCGTGGGTCGGCGTCGTCGCGATTCCCGTCGCGTGGCTGTTTTTCGCCCTCGAATACACCGGACGGGACCAGTACGTTCGCACGCGTTACGTCGGATTGGTGTCCGTCGTACCGCTCGCGACGGTCTGGCTGGCCATGACCAGTCAGTTCCACGATCTCCTGTATCTGGAGATGACACTCGTCGAATCGGCGGGAACAGTGCGGATCAACTACGTCGCCGGGCCCTGGTACTGGATAATTGCGGGCTACACGTACTTTCTGGGCGTGCTCGGGAGCATCCCCCTCCTCGAACTCGTCTGGAGCGAAACGACCGAGTTCCGCGGACAGAGTAGTGCCGTGCTGATCGGGACCGTGGTTCCATGGCTGACTAGCGTCCTGTACGTGGCCGGCGTTCTCCCGACCGGCGGCGTCGATCCGACGCCGATTGCCTTCGCCGTCTCCGGGGTAGCGTATCTCGGCGGACTCACTCGGTTCCGGTTGTTCGGAACCAACCCGTCGCCGAACCGCCACGCGCCGGAGTTGCTGTTCGAGGAAATGTCACAGGGTGCCGTCGTCGTCGACAGCAACGATTACGTCGTGGAGCTCAACGAGGAGGCTGCACGGATTCTCGGAGTGGAGCGATCGGCGGCGGCTGGGGGGTCGGGAACCGAGATCGTCCCGGAGTATCACAGGCTACCGGAGGACGGAGAGCTGTCAGGATATCTGACCATCGAACGTGACGACGGGACTCGGAAGTACGACGTCACAGTAAGCGAGATAACCAACGCCTACGATCGAGTCATCGGTCGGGTGATCTCGCTGCACGACGTCACCGACTACCTCCGCCAGCAGCAGCGGCTGGAGGTACTCAACCGCGTGTTGCGCCACAACATCCGGACGGAGACGAACGTCATCGCCGGCTACGCCGGCCTGCTCACCGACGAACACGATTCCAAGGAAGCACGAGTCATTGAACGGCGCGCTGATCGACTCGAGGAAATCGGCGAGAAGGGTCGGGAGATCCTGGAACTGTTCGAGAACGGCGAAAAGGCGGATCCGGTGCCGGTGGAGGGCCTCCTCGAGGAGTGTCTGGCCGAGGTGAGGGAGGCACATCCGCACGTCACTATCGAGGTCGACGGATCGGCAGACGGTGCCTTCGTCTCGGGCGTCCTGGAGGTCGTCTGTAAGAACCTCCTCGAGAACGCCGCGGAGCACAACCTCAGCGACGATCCGTGGGCAGAAATCACCGTCGGGCGTGACGGCGACCACGTCATGGTCACGGTCGCGGATAACGGTCCCGGGATCGACGAGTACGAACGCAAGGTGCTCGAGCGGGGAACCGAAACCAAACTGGAGCACGGCAGTGGTCTCGGCCTGTGGCTGGTCAAGTGGGGGACCGAGATCGCCGGGGGCCGCGTCGAGTTCGCGGAGAACGAGCCTACCGGGGCGATCGTGACCGTCGAAGTCCCCGCCGAACCGGCGCCGGAACCGGATCGCCTCTCCCGGTTCCCGGCCCGAGCGCTGGAGGGGACCGCTGCCTCCGGGATCACCTCGACACAGTCGCTTTTCGGCTCCGCAAGCGGTCGGAGGCGGTCGACCCGATCGCGGAATTCCTGAAAAGGAGAGGTCCGTACGATCGGGTGCAGCGATCAAGCGCTCGATCGATCCCGAGCGATTGAAACCGCCTCTCGGCCAACGGAGCGTATGGACGACGACGACACCCGCGAACACGTCGTGCCCGGGTCCGACGAGGAACCCGACACGCCGGACGTTCGCGGTTACGACTTCCGCGGCGAGTTCGACCTCGGGGCACTGCTCGACGCGTACGCCACGACGGGCTTCCAGGCGACCCATCTGGCGGAGGCAGTCGACATCGCAGAACGGATGCAGGAGGTAGACGCGACCGTCTACCTCACGTTCACCTCCAACATCGTCTCCTCGGGCCTCCGGGAGACGGTGGCAGCGCTGGTCCGCGAGGGGTACGTCGACGTGATCATCACTACCTCTGGATCGCTCGCCGAGGACGTCATCAAGACCGCGAAACCGTTCAAGATGGGCGAGTGGGACGCAGACGAGGCGGCGCTTCGGGAACGGGGAATCAACCGGCTCGGGAACATCTACGTTCCCTCGGACCGGTACGTCTGGCTCGAGGAGTATCTCTACGACTTCTTCGACGACTTCTTCGCCGAGGAATCGACCAGGACGCCGACGGCGTTCGCCCGCGAGCTCGGGGAGACGCTCGACGACGAGGATTCGGTGCTCAAGCAGGCTGCCGCCAACGACGTCCCGGTGTACTGTCCGGCCCTCACCGACTCGGAGATCGGGAACTTCCTGTACTACTATCGACAGGGGCACGAGGACGACGTCGACATCGCGATCATGGACGACTACGACTCCCTGATCGAGGACGGAATGCTCGCGGACACGACGGGCCTGATCGCGGTAGGCGGCGGCGTCCCGAAACACCACGCGATCATGACCAACCTGTTCCGGGGTGGGGCCGACTACGTCGTTTACATCTCGACGGGGATGGAGGGAGACGGTTCGCTTTCGGGTGCGACGCCCGAGGAGGCGGTCTCGTGGGGGAAGATCAAGGAAAACGAGACCAACTACACGCAGGTTGAGGCGGAGGCGACGCTCGTGTTCCCGCTTCTGGTTGCCGCCGCCTTCGAGATGTAAAATTCCACAATATTTTTTACGAATCGCAACCATACCACCAGTTGACTTCGGAGGTGACTGAAACATGGCACTTCCGACCAACGCACCCAGTTCCTGGCTGCAAGGTACCGACTTCCCGAGTAGACTGTTCGAGACCGGCAGCGACGACTACGAACTGTACGAGGAGGACGGCGAGTTCGTGTTGACCGTCGAGATGCCCGGGTTCGACCCCGAGGAGATCACCGCCTCGTGGGACGACGGGATGTTGAACATCTCCGCCGAACACGAGGACGACGATCGCGGTCGCCGGAAGACCTATCACCGACGGTTCCGGTTCCCGAAGACCGTCCAGGACGAGGAGATCCACGCCAGCTACAACAACGGCATCCTCGAGGTGCGTCTTCCTGTCGAAACCGGCGCGACGGTCCAGGGCCGGGAGATCGAGATCGAGAGCTGACGGACGCACAGCCCCGGAATCTCCATTTTCGAACCGGTTGTAACTCACAACAGCAGCGCCGCCAGCGCCGCCGCCGTAAGCAGCGTGAGGAAGATCACGCTCCGGCCGATGTCGGCCCGCAGGTAGACGTCCTCGCCCTCGGAAATCCCGGCGACGCGCCGGACTGCCGCCTCCGGATGCGTGCCGACCTGCTTCAGCGTCGCAGCCGCGTCCATCACCAGTCGGTCGACGGCCGCCCACAGTTCGGTGACGCCCCAGACGAAGCCCCGGCCGGTGTAAAACACCGCCGGATTGATCACTCGCTCCATGTCCGGCAGGTGCGAGATCCGGGCGAGCGGCCCCTTCAGCGTGAAGAAGCCGACGAAGCCGGCCACGAGCAGCGCGAACCCTTCGATCAGGTGGCCCGTGCTGTACGGCGAGGTGTCCCAGGTCTCGGCGAACGGCAGCAGCTCGAACAGCGAGCCGTAGAAGATCCCGAAGTAGACACACAGGCCGGCGACTGCAACCATCCCGACTGTCTGGCCGACAGTCGAATCCTTCGGACGGATCTCCGGCGCGTTGTGGAAGAAGATGTACCAGCCGAGCTTGATGAAGGACATGAACGTGCCGACGCCGCCGACGATCAGCAGCCACCACAGCAGGTCCTCACCCAGGAACAGCGGTACGTTGCTCACCTCGTGGGCGGCGTCGATCACCATCCCTTTCGAAATAAAGCCAGTGAATCCGGGGACTGCGGTAATCGATGCGGCCCCGATCACGTAGACGACGAAGGTGACGGGCATCACCTTCCAGAGCCCGCCGAGCTTCCGGATGTCGTTGATCCCGGTCCGGTAGATCACGACGCCGACGGCCATGAACAGCAGGCTCTTGTACAGCACGTTGTTGAACGCGTGTGCCATCCCGCCGGCGACCGCGAAGTTGCCGAGATCGCCGCCGAGCGACGCGAGGCCGATTCCCGCGAGCATGTACCCAACCTGGGCCTGGATGTGATACGAGAGCAGCCGCCGGGGGTCGTACTGCAGCAGCGCGAAGAAGACCCCGTAGACGGCCATCGCACCGCCGAGATACGCAAGCCAGAGGCCGCCCTCCGGGAACGCCCGGTACATGGCGTAGACGGCGGTCTTGGTGGTGAACACCGACAGGAACACCGACGCCGCGACGTGGGGCCGCGGATAGGTGTCGGGCAGCCAGGTGTGCAGCCCGATGAACGCGCAGTTGACGCCGATCCCCAGCGCCGCCAAAAGCGTCGGCAGCGCCGCGACCGACGGCAGCGTCCCGAGGCTCCCCGCGATTCCGGTGCTGGCCTCGAAGAGGAACGACCCCACCCGGGCGTAATGGAGCGTCACCGCGCCCAGGAGGAGCGTGCCGCCGATCCCGTGGGCGATGGCGTAGCGGTAACCCGCCCGGACGGCCTCGCCGCCGTAGTGCCACACCAGAAGCGTCGACGTGACGGCCATCAGTTCCCAGAAGAACACCAGGGTGAGCCAGTCGCCGGCGAACACCATCCCCAGTGTACTGGAGACGTACGCGAGTGCAAAGCCTGTCTGGACGCGCGCGGCGTCGCTGCCCCACGAGTACGCGACGGCGGCAGCCGCGAGGAAGCCGATCACCACCCCGTACAGCCGCGTGAACTGGTCGACGAAGATCGGTACCGTTTCGAAGCCCAGGAACTGCACGGTCGCAGGGGTCGTCGCCGGCATCACGAGCGACTGTCCGAGCACGAACAGCGCGGCGAGCATTCCGACCGCGTGGCCGGCGTGACGCGGCAACACGACCGCAAGCACGGCGGCGATCGCGACCGGAAGGAACGGCGGGATCGCGGCGAGTAGCTCGTTCATGGCATCACCCCCGCGTTCTCGACGATGAGTTCGATGAGCCCGAGGAACACCATCCGGTAGGGGACGATCCCGAGCAGCACCGCACCCAGCGCGGCCGCCAGGATCGGCCCGAGCATGAACCAGGTCGTCTCACGACCCGCAAGCGCCTCGCGGGCCGAGAGCCGCCGCCAGCCGCCCGTCGGCGGGCCGCCGTGGTGGTGATCGTCGTGGTCCTCTGTGTCGTGGTGATCGTCGTGATCGATTCCACGTTCGTCGTGATCGTCTTCGAGGTGATCGCTCGGATACTGGTCGACGGCATAGTCGCCGGTGTCGACGGTTGGGGCGGGCTCCGAGTAGTCCCGGTCGCCCGGCGAGAAGTCCGGCTGGATCACGCCGTCGTCCCCTTCGGCGTCGGGAATGTCGACGTCGTCGTCCTCGGCGGTCCCCTCGCCGTCCTCCGGGGGACGGCCGCCGTCGGTCGCCGCCAGTAGGGAGCGACGCTCGCCGCCCATGGGGGCATCGACCAGCGGTTTTGCGTCGTGGTCGTCCTCCGCCTCGAAGAAGGCGGTGTAGACGACCGGCCAGAAGTAGACGACGTTGAGCACGCCGGAGACGAGCAGGGCGCCCGCAAGGTACAGGAACACCCCGCCGAGTTCCGCCGCGCCGATGAGCATGTAGTACTTCGAGACGAAGCCGGCCAAAAGCGGCATCCCCGCCATCCCCGCAGCCGTCACCGCGAAGGCTCCAAGCGTCACCGGCATCCGCTTCCCGATGCCGGCCATCTGGGAGATGTAATCCGTGTGGGTCTCGACGTGGATCGCCCCCGCACAGAAGAACAGGGTGAGTTTCATGAACGCGTGGGCGGGGATGTGCAACAGCGCGCCGATCAGCCCGTACCAGCCGAACAGCCCCAGCCCGAGCACGATGTACGACAGCTGTGACACCGTCGAGTAGGCGAGCCGCTGTTTGAGGTGGTCCTTCCGGATCGCGATCAGCGACGCCGCCGTCAGCGTGAACGCCGCCAGCACCGACAGCGCCAGTCCCATCCCGAGATCGAACGCAAGCTCCGGGCCGAAGACGTCCAGCGTCACGCGTGCGACGCCGAACGCGCCGGATTTGACGACCGCCACCGCGTGCAACAGCCCCGACACCGGAGTCGGCGCGACCATCGCCTCGGGAAGCCACTGGTGGAGCGGCATCAGGCCGGCCTTCACGCCGAACCCGACCGCCAGCAGCACGAACGTCAGCTTCGCGAGCCACGGATCGGCGGCGGCGACCTCCGCGAGCATCGGGATCCCGCCGGCGGTGAAGTCGGTCGTGCCGGTGAGCCAGAACGTCAGCACCGTCCCGGCGAGCACGAGTACGCCCCCGCCGAAGAACGTGTAGGCGATGTACTTCCGACCGGCCGACCGGGCGCGGTCGTCCTCGTCGTGGGCGACCAGCGGGTACGTCGCCACCGACAGCAGTTCGTAGAAGACGAAGATCGTCACGAGGTTCGACGCGAACGCGATCCCCATCGTCGCCGACAGCGAGACGGCGAACGAGGCGAAGTACCGCGTCTGTCCGTGTTCGTCGAGCCCGCGCATGTAGCCGATGCTGTACAGCGACGTGATGATCCACAGGCCGCTGGCGAGGAACGCGAACAGCATCCCCAGCGGATCCGCACGGAGCGCGAACTCGACGCCGGGGACGAACGTCCCGAACGACCAGACGAACGTCGTGCCCGCGAGGACGGCCGGCAGCATGCTCGCGACGATGCCGAACTTCGCGAGCGCCGTGAGCATCGTCGCACCCTCGCGGTAGTTCGGTCGGCGGTGCAGCGCCACGATGGCGGCCGTGCCGACGAGCGAGACCAGAACCGCAGCCAGTGGTCGGTAGTCGAATACCTCCATTACAGAACCCTCCCGACGAACGGGTCGATCAGCGACTCGAAGACGCTACTCCCGAAGCCGAGCGCGACAACCCCGACCGCGGCCAGGACGACAAGCAGGACCATCACGGCGGAGACGCCAGCGCGCCGGCTCACCGGGACCGGAACCGCCGGCGGGACGTGCTCGTCGTGTCCGCCCTCGGGGGCGGGATCCGAACCGTCCCCTTCGGCGTGGGAACCGCCGTCGGTCGCCGGCCTCCCCGACCCGATCGGGTCGACCCCGCCGAGGTGTTCGACGCCGGCCGGGGTGAAGTAGAACTTCTCGAGCAGCCGGGCGACGTACGCCAGGGTCAAAAGCGTCGACAGGAAGACGACGCCGGCAACGAGCCAGTGTCCCCCCTTGATCGCCCCCAGTGCGATGTACCACTTGCCGAGGAAGCCGATCGACGGCGGGATCCCCACGAGCGCAAGCCCCAGCACGGAGATCGCCCCGGCCGTGTACGGGGCCCTGGCGGAGAGGCCTGCGTACTCGCGAAGGGTCCGGACGCCGTAGGCCGCCGCGAGCACGCCGGCACCCATGAACAGCGCCCCCTTCATCAGGCCGTGGCCCACGAGGTGGATGATCGCCCCCGTGAGGGCGGTGTCGTTCGCGATCAGCACCGCAGCGGCGATCATCCCGAACTGGGCGACCGACGAGTACGCGAGCATCCGTTTGATCTCGGACTGGGAGACCGCAAGCACCGACCCTGCGAGAATGCTCACTGTCGCCAGGAACAACACGCCGTCGGTGATCGCGGGGTTGGCCGCGAGGAAGTCGACGGTGAACACCGTGTACACGACCCGGATCAAAGCGTAGGCGGCGACCGTCGACACCAGCGCCGAGATCAGCGCGCTCACGCTGTCTGGGGCGTGCTGGTAGGCGTCCGGCTGCCAGGTGTGGACCGGGAACAGCGCGATCTTGATCGCGAAACCCGCGACGATGAACCCGAACGCCGCCTGCACCAGCGTGTCGGTGTAGCCGACGTCGGCAAGCGCCGTCTGCAGGTCGATCATGTTCAGCGTCCCGGTCGCGAGGAAGGCGTAGCCGACGCCGATGAGGTACAGCGACGCGCCGACCGTCCCGATGAACAGGTACTTGAGCGCGGCGTAGGCGGCCTCGCCCGAACGGTCGGCTGCGACGAGCGCGTACGTCGTCAGCCCGACAATTTCTAGGAACACGAACATGTTGAACAGGTCGCCCGTCAGCGAGACGCCCATCAGGCCGCCGACCAGGAGGAGGTAGCCGCTGTAGAACGGGTTCCCCCGCGGGCCGGCGGTTCGGGCGTACAGCACGACCGCGAACGACACCAGCGCGACGAGGAGTACGACCAGCGTCGACAGTTCGTCGCCGACGAGTTCGATCCCGATCGGCCGAGGGAACCCGCCGAGTTCGTGGTACAGCGGACCGTCGGTGAACACCTCGCGGGCAGCACCGCCGGCGACGACGAGAACGACGAGCGTCGTTGCTGCAGCGACCGGCCAGCCGACGTTCTCGAACCGGAGGCCGAACGCGAGCGGGAGCACCGCGGCCAGGATCGGGATCGCGACCAGCAGTGGGAGCAACACGTCAGTCATCGTTCACCTCTCCGTTCTCGCGGACGATTTCCCTGAGTACGTCCATCCGGAGCGTTCCGAACTCCGAGTACACCCGAATGCTGAGCGCGAGCCCGACCGCGGTGAGGCTCACTCCCACGACGATGGCGGTGAGCACGATCACGTGCGGCAGCGGACTAACGTACGTCTCGGGTGCGCCGGCGGGGATCACCGGCGAGGTGCCGCCCTGGACGTACGCGGCGACGACGAAAAGCAGGAACACCGCCGTCTGGAACAGGTTCAGCCCGATCAGCTTCTTGACGATGTTCGGGCTCGCGATCATCATGTACAGTCCGATACAGACCAGCAGTACGAACGCAATGTAGGCGTGTCTCGTCGTGAGCAGTTCGATCATTCTGCCACCTCCTCGGAGTCGGCAGTTTCTTCGGGGAGTCGTCCCGCGTCGAGTGCGACCGCCGAAAAGCCCGCAGCGAGCGCAAAGAAGAGGCCGACGAGTACCGACGCGACGATCAGCGCGATTCCGCCGATCTCGACGGTTTCCATCCCCCACTTCGTCATCTCGTTGGGCGGAAGCGCTACGAGTGGTTCGAGGAGGGGGGCGAGCATCGGGTAATCGAGGAAGTTGCCGCCCAGGGCGACCGTGAGGACGCC
Coding sequences within:
- a CDS encoding cation:proton antiporter, whose amino-acid sequence is MEVFDYRPLAAVLVSLVGTAAIVALHRRPNYREGATMLTALAKFGIVASMLPAVLAGTTFVWSFGTFVPGVEFALRADPLGMLFAFLASGLWIITSLYSIGYMRGLDEHGQTRYFASFAVSLSATMGIAFASNLVTIFVFYELLSVATYPLVAHDEDDRARSAGRKYIAYTFFGGGVLVLAGTVLTFWLTGTTDFTAGGIPMLAEVAAADPWLAKLTFVLLAVGFGVKAGLMPLHQWLPEAMVAPTPVSGLLHAVAVVKSGAFGVARVTLDVFGPELAFDLGMGLALSVLAAFTLTAASLIAIRKDHLKQRLAYSTVSQLSYIVLGLGLFGWYGLIGALLHIPAHAFMKLTLFFCAGAIHVETHTDYISQMAGIGKRMPVTLGAFAVTAAGMAGMPLLAGFVSKYYMLIGAAELGGVFLYLAGALLVSGVLNVVYFWPVVYTAFFEAEDDHDAKPLVDAPMGGERRSLLAATDGGRPPEDGEGTAEDDDVDIPDAEGDDGVIQPDFSPGDRDYSEPAPTVDTGDYAVDQYPSDHLEDDHDERGIDHDDHHDTEDHDDHHHGGPPTGGWRRLSAREALAGRETTWFMLGPILAAALGAVLLGIVPYRMVFLGLIELIVENAGVMP
- a CDS encoding monovalent cation/H+ antiporter subunit D family protein, with the translated sequence MTDVLLPLLVAIPILAAVLPLAFGLRFENVGWPVAAATTLVVLVVAGGAAREVFTDGPLYHELGGFPRPIGIELVGDELSTLVVLLVALVSFAVVLYARTAGPRGNPFYSGYLLLVGGLMGVSLTGDLFNMFVFLEIVGLTTYALVAADRSGEAAYAALKYLFIGTVGASLYLIGVGYAFLATGTLNMIDLQTALADVGYTDTLVQAAFGFIVAGFAIKIALFPVHTWQPDAYQHAPDSVSALISALVSTVAAYALIRVVYTVFTVDFLAANPAITDGVLFLATVSILAGSVLAVSQSEIKRMLAYSSVAQFGMIAAAVLIANDTALTGAIIHLVGHGLMKGALFMGAGVLAAAYGVRTLREYAGLSARAPYTAGAISVLGLALVGIPPSIGFLGKWYIALGAIKGGHWLVAGVVFLSTLLTLAYVARLLEKFYFTPAGVEHLGGVDPIGSGRPATDGGSHAEGDGSDPAPEGGHDEHVPPAVPVPVSRRAGVSAVMVLLVVLAAVGVVALGFGSSVFESLIDPFVGRVL
- a CDS encoding cation:proton antiporter subunit C → MIELLTTRHAYIAFVLLVCIGLYMMIASPNIVKKLIGLNLFQTAVFLLFVVAAYVQGGTSPVIPAGAPETYVSPLPHVIVLTAIVVGVSLTAVGLALSIRVYSEFGTLRMDVLREIVRENGEVNDD